DNA from Nitrospira sp.:
GCCCTGCTCTCCTGTGTTTCTCTAGAGTCTCTCACACGTTCGTCCATGCCAAATCGGTCATCACGACCACGCCGGTGGTCGGCCACGGTCTGAATCATGGAGTTCTGTTCGAACCAGGGTTGACTGACCTCAGCACGATCCTTCCAGCTCGCTCCGAACCCAGGCCACGTATCGGCTGAGGCCGACGCAGGGACGGTGAACCACACAACCGACACCAGACACAGACATATGTTTCGCATCATCAACCTCCCCTCTGAGACCTGCCTGCTCACGTGATAGCTCACTTAGGCTCCCTTGGCACCCTTCGCCTTCCACGATTGCGCTGCAAACTGTGGATCGAGCGGCGTGTGCGCGATATGGTTCGTGTAATTGCTCAAGGTCTTGAGCGCCACGATCGTCAGCACATCCAACAGGTGTTGCTGAGCGTAACCTGCCGCAGTAAATTGGTTGAGATCCTCTTCCGGCACCCATCCCCGATGGTACAAGACAGACACCACCAGCAGGCGCAGCGCATTGAGTTTCGCATCCGAAAGGTCGCGCTGATCCCGAAGTTCTGCGAGAATCGGCTCCGGCATATGGACCATTTGCGCCACCGTGGAATGGGCTCCCATGCAGTAGGCACAGTTGTTGGCGGCACTGACTGTCAACGTCACGACTTGCTGCTCAACTGGAGTGAGCGCGCTCTGCTCCAACGCTTTATTGATCCCCGCATAGGCCTGCACCGCCGCAGGCGACCCGGCCAGCACACCATACAAATTCGGCACAAATCCGTATTTCTTTGCGGTGGCTTCGAGCATCGCCCGCGATGCCGCCGGAGCCGTATCCTTCGTATGAACCTGAAACTTCATGATAACCCTCCTTCGTGGTATTAATCGGCCATTTGCCTTATGCCGTCATTTTCTTCAGCCCATCGTTCGTGACCAGTGTTCCGCTGACGTTTCACTACCAAACCAAACTTCTGCTACGATGACCTGTGTGGCATGTTGTTCACTGTTTCTCTGCTGTGCGCGTGTATTCAGGATCGATGGGCCCACCCGACTCTCGTTTCCTTTCTAGGCGGACACCATCCGATGATCAAAATGGTATTGTGTTCGGCACTCTCCACAACACACTGTCCAAAGACATCCATCGGGGTAGTAATCACATTGGAGCATCGGCCTCAGGTCAGGTTTGCCGCACGTGGGACAGGACAATTGATTGAGTTGAATGCGAAGAGCCGTGATCGATTCATCGTGGCGCGTCATGGGACATCTTCCTCCTCGATCATCCCCCAATCCTCAATGAGGGGGCGTGATCACATCGATTCCCCTCTCGCTCTATGCTGCCGCCAATCCCAAGGCTCGAACGCTGAAGGCTGAAACCGACTGGAGTGCCTCAACTGATCGCTGCCGGTTTTCGAGAATCGTCGCGTCGACGATATTGCCGCAGAGCAAACACCGGTACCCGTCGACGCACAGATCGCTGCTCAGCCCCTGAAGATCGCTAATCCGTTCACTGACCATCAAGCCATCGCATCGCTGGCAAGTCATGACGCACCTCCTTGTGATCCAGCTATACCCTTGCATCCTGGCCGCAATCCTACCCGCTCGCGTGTGTTCCATCTGTAAGGCAGCTCACGAGTCACGAAAGAACAGGTCATCGTAAATGTTTGTAAGCCAGATCACAGACGGCTTGTAGAAGAATGGGCTAGCGTACCGATTCGTCCGGCTCTCGAACGAGGCGGAAACAGATTTGTTATTTATCCATTGCCTTCTGAAAGGAGTAGGTCATGACCAAAGTCGCGATCGTTGTGTTGGCTGATACCGAGACCCATGAAGGGCTCGGGCGTGTC
Protein-coding regions in this window:
- a CDS encoding carboxymuconolactone decarboxylase family protein yields the protein MKFQVHTKDTAPAASRAMLEATAKKYGFVPNLYGVLAGSPAAVQAYAGINKALEQSALTPVEQQVVTLTVSAANNCAYCMGAHSTVAQMVHMPEPILAELRDQRDLSDAKLNALRLLVVSVLYHRGWVPEEDLNQFTAAGYAQQHLLDVLTIVALKTLSNYTNHIAHTPLDPQFAAQSWKAKGAKGA